CAAGTGCCGCAACCGCGACCGACGTCAGAACGCCCTCGGGGGCTCCGCCGATTCCGATGAGCAGATCGACGCCGTCTCCGCGAGCAGCGCGCAGCGACTCGATCACGTCACCGTCGGCGAACGGAACCACGCTCGCGCCGGCGTCGCGCGCTTCGTCGATGTAGCCCTGATTGCGCGGGCGCGACTGCACGGCCACGCGCAGCGAGCTCAAGGGGCGCTCCAGTGCCGAGGCGAGAATCTGGAGGTTCTCGGTGAGCGAGCGTTCGAGAGACAGCGTCGCCCCTGCGCCTACGCAGATGAGTTTCTCCATGTAGAACACGTGGCCCGGATCGAGAAGCGCTCCGCGCGGCGCCGCAGCAAGCACGGCGACAGAGCCGGGGCGAGCCTCGGCGGCCAGGCGTGTTCCATCAACAGGGTCAACGGCCACGTCGACCTCGGGGCCGCCCGCTCCGAGGCGCTCACCCGCGTACAGCATGGGCGCCTCGTCTTTCTCACCCTCGCCGACCACAATGCTCGCGTCGACGGGCACAGTCTCGAACGCATCACGCATGGCGACCACCGCGGCGTGATCGACACCGACTTTGTCACCCGAACCGACAAAGCGGGATGCTGCGACGGCGGCGCGCCCGGTAACGCGCGCGAGGTGGTCGTGAAGGGCACGGTCGCTCGATTCGAAGATCATGCGCCCATCCTCTCGCACACGGCGACACGTTGTGCGCGCGCAGCATCCGGGTCAGTAAGCTGTGGGGGCAAGCAAAGTCACGCCCCGCTAGGAGAAGTCATGCCCATTGCAACCCCGGAGCAGTACGCTCAGATGCTCGACAACGCCAAGTCGAAGGGCTTCGCGTTTCCGGCGTTCAACGTCTCGAGCTCGCAGACCATTCACGCTGTGCTGCAAGGCCTCACCGAAGCCGGCTCCGACGGCATCATCCAGGTGACGACGGGCGGTGCAGATTACTTCGCCGGGCACACCGTCAAGAACAGGGCGTCCGGCGCTCTCGCCTTCGCCCGCTTCGCGACCGAGGTTGCGAAGAACTACCCGATCACTGTCGCGCTGCACACCGACCACTGCCCCAAGAACGCCCTCGACGACTTCGTCATGCCCCTCATCGCAGCGAGCGAAGAAGAGGTGAAGGCCGGGCGCAACCCGATCTTCCAGTCGCACATGTGGGACGGCTCGGCCGTCCCCCTCGACGAGAACATTCAGATCGCCGAAGACATGCTCAAACGCACGAAGGCCATCAACGCGATTCTCGAGGTCGAGATCGGCGTCGTCGGCGGCGAAGAAGACGGCGTCAAGCACGAGGGCACCAATGACGCGCTCTACACGACTGTCAATGACGTCACGAAGGCCGTCGAAGCGCTGGGACTCGGCGAGAACGGCCGCTACATCGCCGCCCTCACGTTCGGCAACGTGCACGGCGTGTACAAGCCCGGCAATGTCAAGCTGCGCCCGGAGCTGCTCGGTGAGATCCAGGCCGGCATCGCCGAGAAGTTCGGCACAGGTGCTAAGCCGCTCGACCTCGTCTTCCACGGCGGTTCGGGTTCGACCGACGCGGAGATCGCCGAGGCCGTGCGCAACGGTGTCATCAAGATGAACGTCGACACCGACACGCAGTACGCCTTCACGCGCTCGATCGCTGGCTACATGTTCGAGAACTACGAGGGTGTCCTCAAGGTCGACGGCGAGGTCGGAAACAAGAAGAAGTACGACCCGCGCGCCTGGGGCAAGGTCGCCGAAACGGGCATGGCCGCGCGCGTCGCGGAATCGACCCGTCACCTCGGATCAAACGGCAACTCGCTCACCATCTAGAGCGCAGAGCAAAAAAGCGGCGGATGCTGTCGGGCGGTGCCCGGCAGCATCTGCCCTTTTCGGGTCCGTGCGCCGGACCTTACGACAGGTCCGCCACGTACTGCATGAATGCCGGGTCATTCACCATCGCGACGGTGAGCAGAATCAGATACATCACGTTCGCGATGACGCCGACGACGAACGGAACCCACCACGTGGTCTTGCGGGCAGCGAGGCGCCGCAACGAGAGCAGAAGCGCAGCGATCCAGAGCCCGGCATAGACAACGAAGATGATCCAGCCGATCGTCGTGGCGAGCCCGGTGTTCGAGTACTCCCCCATGCCGAACTGCGCGTAGGCCTGCGTGAGCATCTGCGGCAGCTGAAACAGTGATGGCGCTGTGGTGAGCACGCTGAAGAGGCCGACGCCGAGCAGAATGTACGTCGAGAATCGGTCTGTGCGCCGCCGAACCTCCGCGACCGGGTCGTCGTTCGCCGAAGGCGCGTTCGAGGCTCGATGCACACGGTTGGGCTGGTGGTGCGGATGCTGCTCAGATTGCCCGGTGTCCCGCGAGGAACTTGGCTCCTGGTCGCGCTTCTCGATCGGAACAGACTCGTTGTCGTCGCTCGCGGGCACCCGAATGGCCGCACGCTGCTGCTCCGGAGTCGCGTACTCGCCGAACTGCGGCCGCGCCGGCTTCTTGTCTGCATACGCCCCGTACTTCGGCTGCGGGCGTTCGTCGCGTTCGTTATCGCTCATCGCACGTCACCTCCGCGCTCTGCCACCGAGCGCTCGGTCGTCGCGGTCACCGTTTGCCTGCGTACGCAGCTCCTTCGGCAGCGAAAAGACGAGGTCTTCTTCGGCGGTCGTCACCGGCTCGACATCAGCGTAACCGGCTTCGGCGAGCGCAGCGAGCACCTCGTTCACGAGCACATCGGGAACCGACGCTCCGCTCGTCACCCCAACGGTACGCACGCCGTCGAACCACTCCTGCTTGAGCTCGTACGCATAGTCGATGCGGTGTGCTGCACGCGCTCCGTTCTCGAGCGCGACCTCGACGAGGCGCACCGAATTCGACGAGTTGGCCGATCCGACGACGATGACCAGGTCAGCATCCACCGCCACTTTCTTGACGGCCACCTGACGGTTCTGTGTCGCGTAGCAGATGTCATCGCTCGGCGGATCTTGCAGGTTGGGAAACCGGGCGCGCAGGCGGTCGACTGTCTGCATGGTCTCATCGACGGACAGCGTCGTCTGGGACAGCCACACCACCTTGTCGGGGTCGCGGACCTCGACGGTGTCGGCCTCAGCAGGACTGCCGATGAGCGTCACGTGATCGGGCGCCTCGCCCGCCGTGCCCTCGACTTCTTCATGGCCATCGTGGCCGATCAAGAGAATCTCGTAGTCGTTCTTGGCAAAGCGCACAGCTTCTTTGTGCACCTTGGTGACGAGGGGGCACGTCGCGTCGATGGCCTGCAGACCACGAGCGGATGCCGCATCGACGACGGCCGGCGACACTCCATGAGCGCTGAAGACGATGTGAGCGCCCTCGGGAACCTCATCGACCTCGTCGACGAAGATCGCCCCCTTGACCTCGAGCTCCGTCACGACGTGGATGTTGTGCACGATCTGCTTGCGCACGTACACCGGTGCCCCGTACCGCTCGAGCGCCTTCTCGACGGCGATCACGGCGCGGTCGACTCCGGCGCAGTACCCTCGTGGGGCGGCGAGCAGCACGCGCTTGCTCCCGCCCGCCGGGATATCCTTGAGCTTCGACGAAGCACCGGGAATTCTCGGCATCGGAAGGTTGATGGTCACGTCGCTCACGCCCTCGATTCTAGGTGCGAGCGACTGAGGAAGGCTTGGGAACATGGCGAACGCACCCGCGACGATGGAGAACCCCTGGCCCGTCGCGGAGCTCGGCCACAAACTGCACGACTACATCGAGCGGCTCGGCACCGTGTGGATCGAAGGCGAGATCACGCAGTGGGGCGTGTCGGGGCGAAACGTGTACGGCAAGCTGAAAGACGTGTCGGCCGACGCGACCGTGAGCTTCACCATCTGGCAGTCGGTGCGGCAGAAGATTCCCGCCGACCTCAAACAGGGT
This DNA window, taken from Paramicrobacterium agarici, encodes the following:
- a CDS encoding fructose-bisphosphatase class II family protein — translated: MIFESSDRALHDHLARVTGRAAVAASRFVGSGDKVGVDHAAVVAMRDAFETVPVDASIVVGEGEKDEAPMLYAGERLGAGGPEVDVAVDPVDGTRLAAEARPGSVAVLAAAPRGALLDPGHVFYMEKLICVGAGATLSLERSLTENLQILASALERPLSSLRVAVQSRPRNQGYIDEARDAGASVVPFADGDVIESLRAARGDGVDLLIGIGGAPEGVLTSVAVAALGGHMQARLAPQTAGERERADAAGQTHGELLRLHDLAAAPGIFVLTAVTDAAGLAAPRRVDDGFVTESLVIDGNGDARTIVAQHPRV
- the fbaA gene encoding class II fructose-bisphosphate aldolase — encoded protein: MPIATPEQYAQMLDNAKSKGFAFPAFNVSSSQTIHAVLQGLTEAGSDGIIQVTTGGADYFAGHTVKNRASGALAFARFATEVAKNYPITVALHTDHCPKNALDDFVMPLIAASEEEVKAGRNPIFQSHMWDGSAVPLDENIQIAEDMLKRTKAINAILEVEIGVVGGEEDGVKHEGTNDALYTTVNDVTKAVEALGLGENGRYIAALTFGNVHGVYKPGNVKLRPELLGEIQAGIAEKFGTGAKPLDLVFHGGSGSTDAEIAEAVRNGVIKMNVDTDTQYAFTRSIAGYMFENYEGVLKVDGEVGNKKKYDPRAWGKVAETGMAARVAESTRHLGSNGNSLTI
- a CDS encoding DUF6264 family protein, translated to MSDNERDERPQPKYGAYADKKPARPQFGEYATPEQQRAAIRVPASDDNESVPIEKRDQEPSSSRDTGQSEQHPHHQPNRVHRASNAPSANDDPVAEVRRRTDRFSTYILLGVGLFSVLTTAPSLFQLPQMLTQAYAQFGMGEYSNTGLATTIGWIIFVVYAGLWIAALLLSLRRLAARKTTWWVPFVVGVIANVMYLILLTVAMVNDPAFMQYVADLS
- a CDS encoding 4-hydroxy-3-methylbut-2-enyl diphosphate reductase, yielding MPRIPGASSKLKDIPAGGSKRVLLAAPRGYCAGVDRAVIAVEKALERYGAPVYVRKQIVHNIHVVTELEVKGAIFVDEVDEVPEGAHIVFSAHGVSPAVVDAASARGLQAIDATCPLVTKVHKEAVRFAKNDYEILLIGHDGHEEVEGTAGEAPDHVTLIGSPAEADTVEVRDPDKVVWLSQTTLSVDETMQTVDRLRARFPNLQDPPSDDICYATQNRQVAVKKVAVDADLVIVVGSANSSNSVRLVEVALENGARAAHRIDYAYELKQEWFDGVRTVGVTSGASVPDVLVNEVLAALAEAGYADVEPVTTAEEDLVFSLPKELRTQANGDRDDRALGGRARR